DNA sequence from the Alteribacter lacisalsi genome:
ATGATCGACGGATCATTGGCAATGGCCCTTGCGATGGCGACCCGCTGCTGCTGCCCCCCGGAGAGCTGATGGGGATACCGCTCTGCGTAATCACCAAGCTGGACATTACCGAGTGCCTCGGCCACCTTTTCTTTGAGGCCTTTCTTCTTTCCGGTTGCACGTAAACCGTATGCCACATTTTCAAAAACCGTCATATGAGGCCAAAGGGCAAAGTCCTGAAACACCATGCCGATATGCCGTTTCTGAGGCGAGGCGTTGATCCGCTTCTTTTTTGAATACACCGTTTTGCCGCCAAAGTCGATCTGTCCGTCATCGGCGTTTTCCAGTCCGGCAATGATACGGAGGAGGGTGGTCTTGCCGCACCCCGAAGGTCCGAGAAGACTTACAAATTCCCCGCTTTTTATTTCAAGTTCAATTGGCTTTAATGCCTGAAGTTTTCCAAAGCTTTTTTCGATTCCATGAAGTGAAATGTCCACTCGGCATTCCCCTTTCGTTTTCGTTCATCTTGTTTACAACTTATACTTTACCGGTCGAATGTTAAGCCATTGTTAAGATGGATTTAATCCTTAATCAAAAAAACTAATGTATAATCTATGTTGTCATAGATAATATCTATAGATTAAGAAGGGAGAGTTACCCGAATATGAACATTCAGCAGCTGGATATTTTTCACCGGTTTGTGGTCTCCCGCAGTGTAACCCGTGTGGCAAAAGAACTTGGGTTAAAACAGCCCACTGTCTCCTTTCATTTGAAAAAACTCGAGGCTTCCCTTGGTGTTACCCTCTATGAAAGGCGCGGTGACGATATTGAACTCACCTCTGCCGGTGCCACGCTTCATAAATATGCCTCACAGATTATCGGTCTTATGAATGAAACAAGACGGGTCATGAACGACTACCAGTCCTCTACACGGGGGGAAGTGCTCCTAGGCGCAAGCCACATCCCAGCCAACTACATCCTTCCGCCTGTATTCAGCAGTTTTACAACAGCTAATCCCAACATACACCTCAGCGTAAAAGTAGCGTCCACCCCGTCAGTCGTCTCCTTAATAAAAGAAAAACAACTCGATATTGGCATTGTTTCCGAGCAGAATCTTGAGGTTGAATCTTTTGAGATCAGAAGGCTAGTAAAGGACGAGCTCGTTCTCGTCCTGCCACCAGATCACCCTCTTACCAAAAAGAAACATATTGATTTAGACGATCTAAAATATGAACCATTTATTTTTCACAAACGTGGCTCCACCCGTGAGATGATTGATAATTGGATTAAGGAAAACCAGCTCATTTTAAATATTAAGATTGAACTTACTAACATAGAAGCCATTCGTCGTATGGTTATGCTCGGAGCAGGTGTGTCCATTCTTTCGAGACGTGCAGTAGCAGAGGAAGCCGACAGAGGACGTCTCGCGGCGCTCAGTGTACCTGAGTTAAAGCCCTTACGATTCATTTCGCTCATTTACAGAAAGGACCGGCCGATTACACCCGTGCTCCAGCATTTCATAACTGAGGTTTATAAACACACATAAAAAGCAGCCCGGGTACATTTAAGTGCCCGGGCTGCTGAAGTTCACAGTCAATATATTGACTGGACTTATAAAGCTTCCTCTCTTTTATCAGTCTCCGTTAAATTCGCAGTCAATGGGGTTCGCCGTTTTTCCGCTATTCTTCTGCCCTCCGAGTCAGCAAAGGAACAAGCACCAGTGCCAGAACTCCGGCACTCATTTTCCCCGCCATCATCGGCCCAATCATCTCAGGCTCTACCGATGCTGTAAAACCGAGGTGACCACCAAGGACAAACGCCCCGCTTACGGCGAATGCCCCTGTCATCACCTTGCCGCGTGCGTCCATTTCCTTCATTACCTGAAAAGCAGGAATTGAATGGGCGAGAGATGCAAGCAGCCCGGTAATCGTAACCATATTTACCCCGAGCTTCTCTGCAAAAGGCCTGAACGCCTTTCCCAGTACTGTCTGAAGAAAGTGAACAAAAGGAAACGCCCCTGCCAGGGTCAGCCCAATAAGTCCGACGATGATCAGGGCCTCTTCAATTGGCGCAGTACCCGCAACAAGCACCTGGCCCGTCAGCGTCTCTACAATAACCACTCCAGCTAGCAGGGTCAGCATCGCTGTTACGGCTCTGCCGATATAAATGAATCCTTTAACAAACAGCTGCGGCACTAAGGCAAGACCTGTGATGACTGCTGCCGAGACGAGAGCGACAGGAATCAGATTCCGCAGGAGAAATGAGATCTCAAACCCGGCAGTAAGCCCTCCGATTAAGGCTCCAGCCGGTACGGCAGCGAGTCCGGTCAGGATCCCCCGTGCAAAAAAGGAATGGTCCTCTTTTTCAATCAGCCCGAGCGCCACCGGAATCGTAAACACGAACAAAGGACCAATCATAGTGGCAAGAATAATGCCCGAAAAAAGAGCCGCCTCCGTTGAAGCAGCCAGTTCCTGGGCAAGAGGATACCCTCCCATATCGATCGCAAAAAGAATGCCGGCAAACATGGCCGGGTCCCCGCCGAACGAGACAAACAGCGGTGTGACCACCGGCCTCAGCCCGTCAGCGATCACAGGCGAAAAACAGATAATGCCGATCATGGCAAGGGCAAGAGGTCCCATTGCCGCGAATGCCCGGTCAAACGCCGCGCCGAATCCCAACCGGTTCCCGAGCGCGCGGTCCACAGCCCCGATGGCAGCAAAAAGTGCAATTGTCCAAAGTACTCCGGCGTTAAGCCACATCTGTGTTTCACCTGCTTTCTTTACACTTTAGGCCATCCCTCTACCTGGGCCTCACAGCCCTGGCAGACTGTGGTGCTGTAAGATTCTGAAAGGCTGCATCCGGGTTCTCCGAGCCTCCAGCATTTAAAAACTGCTCATAGCTGCCGGTAAAAACAGCCCGGCCTTCATGAAGGAGAACAAGATGAACATCATAAAACTGCAGTTCATGAAGCGTATGCGTGCTGATAACAACCGTTTTGCCGGCTTCCTGAACAAGCTTTCCGATCCGGTCCATAATATGTACTCTCGATTGAGGATCTACCCCTGAAGTCGGTTCATCAAAAATGTACAGTTCCCGCTCCATGTGACACATGGCAAACGTCAGCAGCCAGCGCCGCTCACCAACAGACATCTGACCATACGGACGGCCCCACAGTCCGGTCATTTTACTCCGCTCATCTTCATTCATACATGAAGTCAGGACAGGCTCGTTTTTACGAACCCTGAACCTCCTGCTGTGATCACAGTGGAGAATCAGCCTGACAAGATCCCTCCCTTTCAGTGTGTGCGTAAAGTAGACACCCTGCTGCTGATACAGAACATTTTTCTGTTTCGGCAGGCCTGCAATCCTCCCAGCCGACTTAATCATACCTGTCATCACTTCAAAAAGCGTTGTCTTACCCGCTCCATTCAGTCCGGCAATCACGTTCAGTTTGTCCGGTTTAAGGCTGAACGACAGATCGTCCAGTACCCTTCGATCAGATTTCGGATAAGAATAACTTACCTGTTTCAGTTCCACTCTGTCCCCCCCCTTCTATGTACGCATGACTGGTGATGAAAGCCGGATCC
Encoded proteins:
- a CDS encoding LysR family transcriptional regulator, coding for MNIQQLDIFHRFVVSRSVTRVAKELGLKQPTVSFHLKKLEASLGVTLYERRGDDIELTSAGATLHKYASQIIGLMNETRRVMNDYQSSTRGEVLLGASHIPANYILPPVFSSFTTANPNIHLSVKVASTPSVVSLIKEKQLDIGIVSEQNLEVESFEIRRLVKDELVLVLPPDHPLTKKKHIDLDDLKYEPFIFHKRGSTREMIDNWIKENQLILNIKIELTNIEAIRRMVMLGAGVSILSRRAVAEEADRGRLAALSVPELKPLRFISLIYRKDRPITPVLQHFITEVYKHT
- a CDS encoding ethanolamine utilization protein EutH, with the translated sequence MWLNAGVLWTIALFAAIGAVDRALGNRLGFGAAFDRAFAAMGPLALAMIGIICFSPVIADGLRPVVTPLFVSFGGDPAMFAGILFAIDMGGYPLAQELAASTEAALFSGIILATMIGPLFVFTIPVALGLIEKEDHSFFARGILTGLAAVPAGALIGGLTAGFEISFLLRNLIPVALVSAAVITGLALVPQLFVKGFIYIGRAVTAMLTLLAGVVIVETLTGQVLVAGTAPIEEALIIVGLIGLTLAGAFPFVHFLQTVLGKAFRPFAEKLGVNMVTITGLLASLAHSIPAFQVMKEMDARGKVMTGAFAVSGAFVLGGHLGFTASVEPEMIGPMMAGKMSAGVLALVLVPLLTRRAEE
- a CDS encoding AAA family ATPase, which gives rise to MELKQVSYSYPKSDRRVLDDLSFSLKPDKLNVIAGLNGAGKTTLFEVMTGMIKSAGRIAGLPKQKNVLYQQQGVYFTHTLKGRDLVRLILHCDHSRRFRVRKNEPVLTSCMNEDERSKMTGLWGRPYGQMSVGERRWLLTFAMCHMERELYIFDEPTSGVDPQSRVHIMDRIGKLVQEAGKTVVISTHTLHELQFYDVHLVLLHEGRAVFTGSYEQFLNAGGSENPDAAFQNLTAPQSARAVRPR